A part of Sulfurimonas sp. HSL-1716 genomic DNA contains:
- a CDS encoding diguanylate cyclase, whose amino-acid sequence MKNKNFKLVFTLYFIIFGVFITALSTLISYNVHMVNIQDVIERYAQEISYSKINDYLKPNIDKMNFLAEALANDKTLINYVKTKDPKKLAELNNLFLTVANSEKNIMQVRYIDAKGKEMIRVDRDNMQSFPHIIPRAKLQDKSLRDYFIAIKQMNKQKIWHSDIDLNIENGKIEVPYRPTFRIAVPLFEDNKFAGTVILNMLVHQMFSAIQSSPIFNIYIIDKDGNYIVHPDEKYSWNKYTEVKRKLYEDFPKSASNILSGGIKGKNFFAYKLNQILQNDDGAVLLLQPKKEIERSLKNENLLTSAIVALLSVLLSIPLAMYAARAPSKLQKTLQDTNLDLQRFAQIIDKYVITATTNLNGFITDVSSAFSKTSGYSKKELLNQNMNIIKDEDTPRSVYKDIWDTILSGRQWNGEIKNKTKNGESYWLEQTIFPIKTIDDKTISFMSVGTEITAKKRLEVISTIDKLTNVFNRRRIDELLSLEIEKARRYGEVFSLVLIDIDHFKKVNDTFGHHTGDEVLKGVAAILQNNIRKLDFLGRYGGEEFMIICPETGKDGTMSLAEDIRRKIDEHAFATVDHVTISMGVTTYRDKEDDEASLFKKCDAALYLAKNEGRNRVVHK is encoded by the coding sequence ATGAAAAATAAAAACTTTAAACTGGTATTTACTCTGTATTTCATTATTTTCGGTGTTTTCATAACAGCTCTAAGTACTCTCATCAGCTACAACGTACATATGGTCAATATACAAGACGTCATAGAGCGTTATGCGCAAGAGATCTCCTACAGCAAAATCAACGACTACCTCAAACCAAATATCGACAAAATGAACTTCCTCGCAGAAGCCCTAGCCAACGATAAGACGCTTATAAACTACGTAAAAACCAAAGACCCGAAAAAACTGGCCGAACTGAACAATCTCTTCTTGACCGTTGCCAACTCGGAAAAAAATATCATGCAGGTCAGATATATAGATGCAAAAGGAAAAGAGATGATCCGCGTCGATAGGGACAACATGCAAAGCTTTCCCCATATAATCCCCCGGGCAAAACTACAGGATAAAAGTCTGCGCGATTATTTTATAGCCATAAAACAGATGAACAAACAGAAGATCTGGCACTCCGACATCGACTTAAACATAGAAAACGGTAAGATAGAAGTTCCCTACAGACCTACCTTCAGGATCGCCGTTCCTCTTTTTGAGGATAATAAATTTGCCGGAACCGTTATCTTAAACATGCTCGTCCACCAGATGTTCTCCGCTATTCAGAGTTCGCCTATCTTCAATATCTACATCATCGACAAAGACGGCAATTATATCGTTCATCCCGATGAAAAATATTCATGGAACAAATATACCGAAGTCAAAAGAAAACTGTACGAAGATTTTCCAAAAAGTGCTTCAAACATCCTCTCCGGCGGCATAAAAGGAAAAAACTTTTTTGCGTATAAACTGAACCAGATTTTGCAAAACGACGATGGAGCCGTCTTGCTGCTGCAGCCGAAAAAAGAGATAGAAAGATCTCTAAAAAATGAAAATCTGCTCACATCGGCCATCGTGGCTCTGCTGAGCGTTCTTTTAAGTATTCCTCTTGCCATGTATGCGGCAAGGGCACCTTCGAAACTTCAAAAAACACTTCAAGACACCAACCTCGATCTGCAGCGTTTTGCACAAATCATCGACAAATACGTCATCACGGCGACCACTAATCTAAACGGTTTCATCACGGATGTCAGCAGCGCTTTTTCCAAAACGAGCGGTTACTCCAAAAAAGAGCTCCTCAACCAAAACATGAATATCATAAAAGACGAGGATACCCCAAGAAGCGTATATAAAGATATCTGGGACACCATCTTAAGCGGCCGCCAATGGAACGGAGAGATCAAGAACAAAACAAAAAACGGCGAAAGCTACTGGCTGGAGCAGACAATCTTCCCCATCAAAACCATAGATGACAAGACAATCTCCTTTATGTCGGTAGGCACAGAAATCACGGCTAAAAAAAGACTGGAGGTCATCTCTACGATCGACAAACTGACCAACGTCTTTAACAGACGCAGAATCGACGAACTTTTAAGTCTGGAAATAGAAAAAGCGCGAAGATACGGCGAAGTATTCTCTCTTGTTCTCATAGATATCGATCACTTTAAAAAAGTCAACGACACCTTCGGTCATCATACGGGTGACGAAGTTTTAAAAGGTGTGGCCGCTATTTTGCAAAACAATATCCGAAAACTCGATTTTCTGGGAAGATACGGAGGAGAAGAGTTTATGATAATCTGTCCGGAAACCGGTAAAGACGGTACTATGAGCCTCGCTGAGGATATCAGAAGAAAAATAGACGAGCATGCCTTTGCCACGGTCGATCATGTGACGATAAGTATGGGCGTTACAACCTACCGAGACAAAGAGGATGATGAGGCTTCGCTCTTTAAAAAATGTGATGCCGCTCTTTATCTGGCAAAAAACGAAGGAAGGAACAGAGTTGTTCACAAATAA
- a CDS encoding RDD family protein yields the protein MRWRKLKQKKINKSFDAKQRVVYPKYTDKIKGFITDLFMIYTPILYIITYVVLNGKEAFQASALAQFSGVTLYGIIYAVFIARTGQTPGKKAYDMKVVDAKTLHNISFLRAFWRFAAFLFTATTLLGLLLPFYRKDKRALHDILSSTVEVENRS from the coding sequence ATGAGATGGCGAAAATTAAAACAAAAAAAGATCAATAAGAGTTTTGACGCAAAACAGCGCGTCGTTTACCCGAAGTATACCGATAAGATAAAAGGTTTCATAACCGATCTGTTCATGATATATACACCTATACTCTATATCATCACTTACGTCGTTCTAAACGGAAAAGAGGCGTTTCAAGCCTCTGCGCTTGCGCAGTTCAGCGGGGTGACCCTGTACGGGATCATCTATGCGGTATTTATCGCAAGAACGGGTCAGACTCCGGGTAAAAAAGCTTACGATATGAAAGTCGTAGATGCAAAAACCCTGCACAATATCTCGTTTTTGCGAGCATTTTGGCGTTTTGCGGCCTTTTTGTTTACCGCCACGACCCTTTTGGGTCTGCTGCTTCCTTTTTACAGAAAAGACAAGCGTGCTTTGCATGATATTTTAAGCTCTACGGTCGAGGTAGAGAACCGCTCTTGA
- a CDS encoding MFS transporter, translating to MQILISAFYFFYFAIVGIYVIFLPKVLSMLGYSGVEIGIVFATAPLVRFLVPFAFIKGMKLNKKAFNSALLIIVVSSVLFYAALHNFYALVFTNILFGIGLSLLLPYVEVIALSVITKERYGKVRLFGSIGFIVVALVLVKYLSGVDIAVFYLIFMSVMTAIFGYLVAKNESGESEDTDTSQSGNINIFSHWSLWAGLTLMQVSFGPFYNFFTIYETDHGIGMDMTIYLWSFGVVMEVFMLFFQGRLLQKNLLGILQFTTFMTALRWLLLFLFPQSLAVSFFTQSIHALSFALFHSAAISYLFTLYKKRKLAQQFFLGITYGLGGFTGALYSGYVYEYFSTYLFLSSAFVAFTAFLFVRHEAKKTAYAS from the coding sequence ATGCAGATTCTGATTTCAGCTTTTTATTTTTTTTACTTCGCTATTGTCGGCATCTATGTCATCTTTTTGCCCAAAGTCCTCTCCATGCTCGGATACAGCGGTGTCGAGATAGGTATAGTTTTCGCAACCGCTCCGCTTGTGCGCTTTTTGGTGCCTTTTGCTTTCATTAAAGGGATGAAGCTCAACAAAAAAGCGTTTAACTCCGCTCTTTTGATCATAGTCGTTTCATCCGTACTCTTTTATGCGGCTCTTCATAATTTTTATGCACTGGTATTTACAAACATTCTTTTTGGGATCGGGCTGAGTCTTCTTCTGCCTTATGTGGAGGTGATAGCGCTCAGCGTCATAACAAAAGAGCGTTACGGAAAGGTGAGGCTTTTTGGTTCCATCGGTTTTATCGTCGTGGCGCTCGTCCTTGTGAAATACCTCAGCGGTGTGGATATCGCCGTATTTTATCTCATCTTTATGAGTGTAATGACGGCAATATTCGGGTATCTGGTGGCAAAAAACGAATCGGGAGAGAGTGAAGATACCGATACTTCGCAAAGCGGGAACATAAATATCTTTTCCCATTGGAGCTTGTGGGCGGGACTAACGCTGATGCAGGTGAGCTTCGGTCCTTTTTACAACTTCTTTACTATCTATGAAACGGATCACGGCATCGGTATGGACATGACTATTTATCTATGGAGCTTCGGCGTAGTCATGGAGGTGTTCATGCTCTTTTTTCAGGGCCGTCTTTTGCAAAAAAACCTGCTCGGTATCCTTCAGTTCACGACTTTTATGACCGCTCTAAGGTGGCTGCTTCTGTTTTTGTTCCCGCAGAGCCTTGCAGTATCGTTTTTTACACAGTCCATCCATGCCCTCTCTTTTGCGCTTTTTCATTCGGCGGCGATCAGCTATCTGTTCACGCTTTATAAAAAAAGAAAGCTCGCACAGCAGTTTTTTTTGGGCATAACGTACGGACTCGGCGGATTTACGGGTGCACTTTACAGCGGGTACGTATATGAGTATTTCAGCACGTACCTGTTTTTGAGTTCTGCGTTTGTAGCGTTTACCGCATTTTTATTTGTAAGGCATGAAGCAAAAAAAACAGCATATGCAAGCTAG
- a CDS encoding mechanosensitive ion channel domain-containing protein produces MFNSHDYTKYIDMAVNYVSEYSFKVFGALAIFIIGRWAAHKITAVSKKLMIKSKLDKTLVEFSESIVYFILLLAVIMAALNTLGVATTSIVAVFGAVGLAVGLALKDSLSNIGAAVLIMMFRPFKIGDVIDAGGAHGTVEDINLFSTTISPVDNRTIIVPNSRIIAANITNFSKKEQRRIDHIIGIGYDADLKLAKSVLLEILGNNERILKEPAPFVGVSELGESSVNFTVRAWVKTDDFGEVNFALLEEIKLTFDEKGITIPYPQMDIHINND; encoded by the coding sequence ATGTTTAATTCACATGATTATACGAAATATATAGATATGGCCGTAAACTACGTCAGCGAATACAGTTTCAAAGTCTTCGGTGCACTGGCGATCTTCATCATCGGACGATGGGCTGCGCACAAGATAACGGCCGTATCAAAAAAGCTGATGATAAAATCAAAGCTCGACAAGACCCTGGTTGAGTTCAGCGAGAGCATCGTCTACTTCATCCTTTTGCTCGCCGTCATCATGGCAGCGCTCAATACACTGGGCGTGGCGACGACATCCATCGTAGCGGTTTTCGGTGCCGTGGGTCTGGCCGTAGGTCTTGCTTTAAAAGATTCACTTTCAAACATCGGTGCAGCGGTGCTTATCATGATGTTTCGCCCCTTTAAGATCGGGGATGTCATAGATGCAGGCGGAGCACACGGAACGGTAGAGGATATCAACCTCTTCTCCACGACCATCAGTCCCGTCGATAACAGAACGATAATCGTCCCCAACTCCAGAATAATAGCCGCAAACATAACGAACTTTTCTAAAAAAGAGCAGCGCAGGATAGACCATATCATAGGTATCGGATACGATGCCGACCTCAAGCTCGCAAAAAGCGTCCTTTTGGAGATCTTGGGAAACAACGAACGGATACTCAAAGAGCCGGCTCCCTTTGTCGGTGTGAGCGAACTGGGAGAAAGCAGTGTAAACTTCACGGTTCGTGCCTGGGTGAAAACGGATGATTTCGGAGAGGTTAATTTTGCTCTTTTAGAGGAGATAAAGCTGACGTTTGACGAAAAAGGGATCACCATCCCTTATCCGCAGATGGACATCCATATAAATAACGACTAG
- a CDS encoding DUF309 domain-containing protein: MNAKYLDEFLKCLEEKRFYDAHDALEALWFPHRFEKNNEIALLKGYINAAVSFELIKRGRKDSAQKVYNNYLKYKDLRPQIDSVYSHKYAEIEKKIEKLKQEVSSDV; encoded by the coding sequence ATGAACGCTAAGTATCTCGACGAGTTCTTGAAATGTCTTGAGGAAAAGCGTTTTTACGATGCTCACGATGCGCTTGAAGCGCTCTGGTTTCCGCACCGTTTCGAAAAAAATAACGAGATCGCCCTTCTAAAAGGCTATATCAACGCGGCGGTAAGCTTTGAACTCATAAAGCGCGGAAGAAAAGATTCAGCTCAAAAGGTTTACAATAATTACCTGAAATATAAAGATTTACGCCCGCAGATAGACTCCGTATATTCGCATAAATATGCAGAGATAGAAAAAAAGATAGAAAAGCTAAAACAAGAGGTGTCATCAGATGTTTAA